A single window of Rana temporaria chromosome 1, aRanTem1.1, whole genome shotgun sequence DNA harbors:
- the MOCS3 gene encoding adenylyltransferase and sulfurtransferase MOCS3, giving the protein MSRHLASSSHMENAELESLREEIKRRDQEIHSLKEQLRYRSCQPPEGSSSCQPPEGSSSCQPPEGSSSSQPPEGSSSSQPPEGSSSSQPPEGSSSSQPPEGSSSSQPPEGSSSCQPPDGSSSPPRLRSTNEELPALSRLSLSNPEILRYSRQLVLPEFGVRGQLRLSQCSVLVVGCGGLGCPLAQYLAAAGVGRLGLLDYDEVEMNNLHRQVLHSEKRIGMAKATSMATALQQLNSNVEYVPYQMALSPANAVPLIRQYDIVADCSDNVPTRYLISDACVVAGKPLVSASALRWEGQLTIYNHQGGPCYRCLFPIPPPPETVTNCADGGVLGVVPGIMGCLQALEVIQLASGLDPSYSSTMLMYDALDGRFRNIRLRGKRKDCVTCSSESESRVLEDYEAFCGSSASDKCRALYLLSAADRMTVQEYKQLLDDGVPHLLIDVRPQAEVDICHLTHSVHIPLSQLEAGNAADLLGERTGTGECGNHWKKLIVICKLGNDSQRAVKILQRLSEEGVSELTVKDIAGGLMAWAEKIDPAFPKY; this is encoded by the coding sequence ATGAGCAGACACCTGGCTTCCTCCTCACACATGGAGAATGCTGAGCTGGAGAGTCTGAGGGAAGAGATCAAGAGGAGAGACCAGGAGATTCATAGCCTGAAGGAACAACTTAGATACAGGTCCTGCCAGCCCCCTGAGGGGTCATCGTCATGCCAGCCCCCTGAGGGGTCATCGTCATGTCAGCCCCCTGAGGGGTCATCGTCAAGCCAGCCCCCTGAGGGGTCATCGTCAAGCCAGCCCCCTGAGGGGTCATCGTCAAGCCAGCCCCCTGAGGGGTCATCGTCAAGCCAGCCCCCTGAGGGGTCATCGTCAAGCCAGCCCCCTGAGGGGTCATCGTCATGCCAGCCCCCTGACGGGTCCTCCTCCCCACCCAGGCTGCGCAGCACCAATGAAGAGCTCCCTGCACTGTCCCGACTCTCCCTGTCCAACCCAGAAATCTTACGCTACAGCCGCCAGTTGGTGCTCCCAGAGTTCGGGGTCAGAGGTCAGCTCCGCCTCTCCCAGTGTTCAGTGCTGGTGGTGGGGTGTGGCGGGCTCGGCTGCCCTCTGGCGCAGTATCTGGCTGCAGCCGGAGTCGGTCGTTTGGGGTTATTGGACTATGACGAGGTGGAGATGAACAACCTCCATAGACAGGTCCTCCATAGTGAGAAGAGGATTGGGATGGCAAAAGCCACTTCCATGGCGACAGCACTGCAGCAGCTAAATTCAAACGTGGAGTACGTCCCATACCAGATGGCGCTGAGTCCTGCCAATGCTGTGCCACTTATCCGCCAATATGATATTGTAGCCGACTGCTCGGACAATGTGCCCACCAGATATCTGATCAGTGACGCCTGTGTGGTTGCGGGAAAGCCGCTTGTATCAGCCAGTGCACTCCGCTGGGAGGGACAATTAACCATATACAACCACCAGGGAGGGCCATGTTACCGATGCCTGTTCCCCATTCCTCCACCTCCAGAAACGGTCACCAATTGTGCCGACGGTGGTGTCCTGGGTGTTGTCCCTGGGATCATGGGGTGTCTACAGGCCCTAGAAGTGATACAATTGGCCTCCGGACTTGATCCTAGCTACAGCAGCACCATGCTAATGTATGACGCACTGGACGGGCGTTTCCGCAACATTAGACTTCGAGGTAAACGGAAAGACTGTGTCACCTGTAGCAGTGAGTCAGAGTCTCGTGTCCTTGAGGACTATGAGGCGTTCTGTGGCTCCTCTGCCTCTGATAAGTGCCGGGCGTTATACTTGCTGAGTGCCGCTGACAGGATGACTGTTCAGGAGTACAAACAACTCCTGGATGATGGTGTGCCTCACCTGCTCATCGATGTCCGACCACAAGCTGAGGTGGACATCTGCCACCTAACACACTCTGTCCACATCCCACTGAGTCAACTTGAAGCTGGAAATGCCGCGGATCTCCTGGGGGAGAGGACGGGGACAGGCGAGTGCGGCAATCACTGGAAGAAACTGATCGTTATCTGCAAACTTGGGAACGATTCGCAGAGAGCCGTGAAAATTCTACAGCGACTTTCTGAAGAAGGTGTTAGCGAGCTTACAGTAAAGGATATTGCAGGGGGCCTGATGGCATGGGCTGAGAAGATCGATCCTGCCTTTCCTAAATATTAG
- the DDX55 gene encoding ATP-dependent RNA helicase DDX55: MESVTEGTWDTLPQRLNDKIRQTLRELNFSHMTPVQSATIPLFMGNKDIAAEAITGSGKTLAFVIPLLEILLKREIKLKKNQVGAIIITPTRELAVQIDEVLSYFTKHFPQFSQILLIGGSNPVEDIRKCKEDGGNIIIATPGRLEDMFRRQADGLDLVSNVKTLDVLILDEADRLLDMGFEASINTILGHLPKQRRTGLFSATQTQEVENLVRAGLRNPVRITVKEKGVAATSTQKTPTRLQNYYMICKANEKFNYLVSFLRQRKQEKHLVFFSTCACVEYYGKALEAFIKNVKVMSIHGKMKHKRNRIFTEFRKLDSGILVCTDVMARGIDIPEVNWVIQCDPPSSASAFVHRCGRTARIGHYGSALVFLLPMEESYVSFLSINQKCPLQEMADFECTVDHLPKLKSMAVYDRAMFEKGMKAFVSYVQAYAKHECNLIFRVKDLDFSSLAHGFALLKMPRMPELRGKNFSDFVPSPINTDSIPYRDKNREKQRQKMLQERKEKQEVDGGRRNYAKNKAWSKQKTRKEKRKKSAIKRKHKEGSDIDDEDVDELLRDTRLLKKLKKGKITKEEFEKQLTSTGVAKDEPDKSD; encoded by the exons ATGGAGAGTGTAACGGAGGGGACATGGGATACTTTGCCGCAGAGATTAAATGACAAAATACGGCAAACTCTCCGAGAACTGAACTTCAGTCACATGACCCCGGTACAG tctgCAACTATTCCTCTCTTTATGGGCAACAAAGACATTGCTGCAGAAGCG ATAACTGGAAGTGGCAAAACTCTGGCCTTTGTAATTCCACTTCTGGAGATACTGCTGAAGAGAGAAATTAAGCTAAAGAAAAATCAG GTTGGTGCCATAATCATCACCCCAACTCGCGAGCTTGCTGTACAAATTGATGAGGTGCTGTCatatttcacaaaacattttccTCAATTCAG CCAGATCCTCCTTATCGGGGGTAGTAATCCAGTTGAAGACATAAGGAAGTGTAAAGAAGATGG TGGAAACATCATTATAGCTACACCTGGTAGGTTAGAAGACATGTTCCGTCGACAGGCAGATGGGCTGGATTTGGTCAGCAATGTCAAGACCCTGGATGTTCTTATTCTGGATGAGGCCGACAGACTTCTGGATATGGGGTTTGAAGCCAG CATTAACACCATCTTGGGCCACCTACCCAAGCAAAGGAGAACAGGACTTTTCTCAGCTACACAAACCCAGGAAGTTGAGAATCTTGTACGAGCTGGATTGCGCAATCCTGTTCGAATCACTGTAAAGGAGAAAGGGGTGGCAGCCACTAGCACCCAGAAAACACCAACCAGGCTGCAAAATTACTACATG ATTTGCAAAGCAAATGAGAAGTTCAATTATCTTGTGAGTTTTCTACGTCAGAGGAAACAAGAGAAGCATTTAGTGTTTTTCAG TACCTGTGCTTGTGTGGAGTATTATGGGAAAGCCCTGGAAGCGTTTATAAAGAATGTGAAAGTCATGAGCATTCACGGCAAGATGAAACATAAACGTAATAGGATTTTCACAGAGTTCCGAAAGTTAGACAG TGGCATATTGGTGTGTACAGATGTAATGGCCAGAGGTATTGACATTCCAGAAGTAAACTGGGTTATACAGTGTGATCCTCCTAGCAGCGCCAG TGCCTTTGTACATCGTTGTGGACGCACAGCACGAATTGGTCATTATGGCAGTGCACTTGTGTTTTTGCTTCCTATGGAAGAGTCCTATGTCAGTTTTCTGTCTATTAATCAAAAG TGCCCGCTGCAGGAAATGGCTGACTTTGAATGCACAGTTGATCATCTGCCAAAGCTTAAGTCCATGGCAGTGTATGACCGGGCAATGTTTGAGAAAGGCATGAAAGCTTTTGTGTCGTATGTGCAAGCCTATGCTAAACATGAATGCAACTTGATATTCAGAGTAAAAG ATTTGGACTTCTCATCTCTTGCTCATGGCTTTGCTCTGCTGAAAATGCCTCGCATGCCAGAACTGAGAGGAAAGAATTTCTCAGACTTTGTTCCCAGTCCTATCAATACAGACTCTATCCCTTACAGAGATAAAAACCGTGAAAAACAGAGACAAAAGATGCTACAAGAGAGGAAGGAGAAGCAGGAAGTAGATGGCGGAAGGAGAAATTATGCCAAGAACAAGGCCTGGTCAAAACAAAAGACAcgtaaagaaaaaaggaagaaaagcgCCATTAAAAGGAAACATAAAGAG GGCTCTGATATAGATGATGAAGATGTGGATGAACTGCTTCGTGATACCAGGTTGTTGAAAAAGCTGAAGAAGGGTAAAATCACTAAGGAAGAATTTGAGAAGCAGCTGACATCAACTGGTGTAGCTAAGGATGAACCTGACAAGTCGGACTGA